One part of the Coffea eugenioides isolate CCC68of chromosome 10, Ceug_1.0, whole genome shotgun sequence genome encodes these proteins:
- the LOC113749920 gene encoding wall-associated receptor kinase-like 20: MSVTQWKLSSLCVSLLFLHFFHYSSPQKTCPSCGSLQIPYPLSTNPTCGDSDYHVRCDPNSQKLYFDSLNGSSYLVLRVMPSLQRMVLQPSPWVPGTCITQDMPRSEGFWLNQTLPFNLTSSNTIFLFNCSPRLMVSPLNCTPSSLCHRYLESSEHVDEERAPKCASGPKPCCTFIAGGMPSAYKIRLHSSGCQAFRSILHLDAEKPASEWEEGLELQWAPPAEPLCKSQVDCTGPSTCSTAGKSGNLRCVCNKGYYWNHGSATCLTTNKKTSNSSLALKVSLGISAFLTFVVALTTFTLRKSVRFSGQPKLAKAREDMLKLENDGKSARMFSFKEVIKATNGFSKNRILGSGGFGEVYKGELQDGTVVAIKSAKVGNVKSTEQVLNELRILSQVNHKNLVKLLGYCVEAEQPLIIYEYISNGTLHDHLHGKYSHSLDWKTRLKIALGTAEALAYLHSAAYTPIYHRDVKSTNILLDDDFNSKVSDFGLSRLACPGLSHISTCAQGTLGYLDPEYYRNYQLTDKSDVYSFGVVLLEILTSAKAIDFSRDDDDVNLAIYVSQKANSGLIMEVVDKKLLVEKPSVEMMSSIRAFSELALACLKEKKVDRPSMTHIVQELKYITEMVNQEEVCTNMSV; the protein is encoded by the coding sequence ATGAGCGTTACCCAGTGGAAACTATCTAGTTTGTGCGTCTCTCTGCTATTTCTCCACTTCTTTCATTATTCTTCACCCCAGAAAACCTGCCCAAGCTGTGGCTCTCTACAAATTCCATATCCATTAAGCACCAATCCTACCTGTGGTGATTCAGATTATCATGTACGTTGTGACCCAAACTCTCAGAAACTCTATTTTGATTCCCTCAACGGGAGCTCTTACCTTGTCCTCAGAGTTATGCCTTCTTTGCAACGCATGGTTTTGCAACCATCACCCTGGGTGCCTGGCACTTGCATCACTCAAGACATGCCAAGGAGTGAGGGATTCTGGTTGAACCAGACACTCCCTTTTAACCTAACTTCTTCTAATACTATATTCCTATTCAATTGTTCACCTCGTCTCATGGTCTCTCCTCTCAATTGCACTCCATCTAGTCTTTGCCACAGGTACCTGGAGAGCTCTGAACATGTTGATGAAGAACGTGCACCAAAGTGTGCAAGTGGTCCTAAACCATGCTGCACCTTTATTGCTGGTGGCATGCCATCAGCATACAAGATAAGGCTGCATAGTTCGGGCTGCCAAGCATTTAGAAGCATCCTTCACTTGGATGCTGAAAAACCTGCAAGTGAGTGGGAGGAGGGACTGGAACTACAATGGGCTCCCCCAGCTGAACCCCTCTGCAAATCCCAAGTTGACTGCACTGGGCCTTCGACATGTTCAACAGCTGGTAAATCTGGCAATCTTCGTTGTGTTTGCAATAAAGGATATTATTGGAATCATGGCTCAGCAACTTGCTTGACGACGAACAAGAAGACCTCAAACTCTAGTCTCGCTCTGAAAGTTTCTCTTGGGATTTCTGCATTTTTAACTTTTGTTGTGGCACTAACTACGTTTACTTTGAGAAAGTCAGTCAGATTTTCTGGCCAGCCGAAGCTTGCTAAAGCAAGAGAAGACATGTTGAAGCTTGAGAATGATGGAAAATCTGCAAGGATGTTCAGTTTCAAAGAGGTAATAAAAGCTACAAATGGTTTCTCTAAAAACAGGATTTTGGGGAGTGGTGGATTTGGAGAAGTTTATAAAGGTGAGCTTCAAGATGGAACTGTTGTTGCGATAAAATCAGCAAAGGTGGGCAACGTAAAAAGCACAGAGCAAGTCCTCAATGAACTACGCATACTTTCTCAAGTCAATCACAAGAACTTAGTAAAACTTTTAGGGTATTGTGTTGAAGCTGAACAACCACTGATTATTTATGAGTACATTTCCAATGGAACCCTCCATGACCATCTGCATGGCAAATACTCCCATTCTCTGGACTGGAAAACAAGATTAAAAATTGCTTTAGGAACAGCTGAAGCATTGGCTTATCTGCACTCAGCAGCATATACTCCAATCTACCACAGAGATGTCAAGTCGACAAACATACTCTTAGATGATGACTTCAATTCTAAAGTGTCAGACTTCGGGCTATCAAGATTGGCTTGCCCAGGATTGAGTCACATATCCACTTGTGCCCAAGGAACATTAGGGTACTTAGATCCTGAGTATTACCGCAACTACCAGCTGACTGACAAAAGTGATGTTTATAGCTTTGGGGTTGTGCTCCTAGAAATTTTGACTTCAGCGAAAGCAATTGATTTTTCACGAGATGATGATGATGTAAATTTAGCCATTTATGTGAGTCAGAAAGCTAATAGTGGCCTCATCATGGAAGTTGTGGACAAAAAATTGCTAGTAGAGAAACCTTCAGTAGAAATGATGTCTAGTATTAGGGCCTTCTCTGAGCTTGCTCTTGCCTGTTTAAAGGAAAAGAAGGTGGACAGACCAAGCATGACTCACATCGTTCAGGAACTTAAATACATCACTGAAATGGTAAATCAGGAAGAGGTTTGTACTAACATGAGTGTGTGA
- the LOC113750013 gene encoding uncharacterized protein LOC113750013: MWGLCKVFCSYFNLNGHPKCQNHKKQSNQENLLPIRIPDEYEDVPPLSSCKMFLASWLFGSSNNASAFVKYLILALFSPLLLPLICATFPFLCALELFFHLSRWGCWRRRRKSSPAAEEGCAGDGKIRGEDGGNGERLLQRYLEDQLMLVARSLYGDDDDDEEEEILEADVEYFGSKSPST; the protein is encoded by the coding sequence ATGTGGGGCTTGTGCAAGGTATTCTGTTCCTATTTCAACCTCAACGGCCACCCTAAGTGCCAGAACCACAAGAAACAGAGCAATCAAGAGAATCTGCTACCCATTCGAATCCCAGATGAATACGAAGACGTCCCACCACTTTCTTCTTGCAAGATGTTTTTAGCATCTTGGCTATTTGGTTCTAGTAATAACGCTAGTGCTTTTGTTAAGTATTTAATTCTAGCCCTTTTCTCCCCGTTGCTTCTTCCTTTGATTTGTGCCACGTTTCCGTTTCTTTGTGCTTTGGAGCTGTTCTTCCACCTCAGCCGCTGGGGGTgttggaggaggaggaggaagagcaGCCCGGCTGCTGAGGAGGGTTGCGCCGGAGATGGGAAGATCCGGGGGGAAGATGGAGGAAACGGAGAGAGGCTGTTGCAGAGGTATCTTGAAGATCAGCTGATGCTTGTTGCCAGATCTTTGTACGGGGACGATGATGATGACGAAGAGGAAGAGATTTTAGAGGCCGATGTAGAATATTTTGGTAGTAAAAGCCCTTCTAcgtaa